One Haloterrigena salifodinae DNA window includes the following coding sequences:
- a CDS encoding RimK family alpha-L-glutamate ligase: MAVADPVTVGVLSLHTSKETKAILNAVEDLGHDTEWLRAENTSISVTDGSVVLEPDVDVIANRMLLSNTEQPAEELGLANTFAQLVPTLNEPSTVLTAIHKLSTATTLAANDVRTPDVTLALSGDQLNAARDRYGEEAVYKTAIGTHGGGTWKVGPNDPINAKVGNRYAFLQELIDREDVRHRDVRVYVVGGEIISAMYRYAPDNDWRTNVALGGSVEDATDDLPEEARDMARRAADAIGLDYAGVDLVEGDEGWFVLEVNPTAGFKGLYEATQVSPAPYIAKLAIERAGGEVDADRVNDISNVLDDSRPTAQPVETSAPDTEPSVIGYTEEIVLSGTSGSKTVLAKSDTGATRTSIDTALAADIGAGPIKSITRIRSGSSKQSKSRPVVDVVVGVGGTQHTVTASVEDRSHMDYPVILGRDILGNYQVDVGRRADQDAPDTPEEEEEEAEVDEATDA, from the coding sequence ATGGCTGTTGCCGATCCTGTCACTGTCGGGGTACTGAGTCTACACACGAGCAAGGAAACGAAAGCGATTCTCAACGCCGTCGAAGATCTGGGCCACGATACCGAGTGGCTCCGTGCCGAGAACACGTCGATCAGCGTCACCGACGGGAGCGTCGTCTTAGAGCCGGACGTCGACGTCATCGCGAACCGGATGCTGCTGTCGAACACCGAACAGCCCGCCGAGGAACTCGGGCTGGCGAACACGTTCGCGCAACTGGTGCCGACGCTCAACGAGCCGTCGACGGTGTTGACGGCGATCCACAAACTCTCGACGGCGACGACGCTCGCGGCCAACGACGTCCGAACCCCCGACGTCACCCTCGCGCTCAGCGGCGATCAGCTCAACGCGGCACGGGATCGGTACGGCGAAGAAGCGGTCTACAAGACGGCGATCGGTACCCACGGCGGTGGAACGTGGAAGGTCGGCCCCAACGATCCGATCAACGCGAAGGTCGGCAACCGCTACGCTTTCCTGCAGGAACTTATCGATCGCGAGGACGTCCGCCACCGCGACGTCCGCGTCTACGTCGTCGGCGGCGAGATCATCAGTGCGATGTACCGCTACGCGCCGGACAACGACTGGCGGACGAACGTCGCCCTCGGCGGCAGCGTCGAGGACGCAACCGACGACCTCCCCGAGGAGGCCCGCGACATGGCCCGCCGCGCGGCCGACGCCATCGGCCTCGACTACGCCGGCGTCGATCTCGTCGAGGGCGACGAGGGCTGGTTCGTCCTCGAGGTCAATCCGACAGCCGGATTCAAGGGCCTCTACGAGGCGACCCAGGTCAGTCCGGCCCCCTACATCGCGAAGTTGGCGATCGAACGCGCCGGCGGCGAGGTCGACGCGGACCGCGTCAACGACATCTCGAACGTCCTCGACGACTCTCGGCCGACTGCCCAGCCCGTCGAGACGTCGGCGCCGGACACGGAACCGAGCGTGATCGGCTACACCGAGGAGATCGTGCTCTCGGGGACCAGCGGCTCGAAGACCGTCCTCGCGAAGTCCGACACAGGCGCGACGCGGACGAGCATCGACACCGCCCTCGCCGCCGACATCGGCGCCGGACCGATCAAATCCATCACCCGCATCCGATCGGGCAGCAGCAAACAGTCCAAGAGCCGCCCCGTCGTCGACGTCGTCGTCGGCGTCGGCGGCACCCAGCACACCGTCACGGCCAGCGTCGAGGACCGCAGCCACATGGACTACCCCGTCATCCTCGGCCGGGACATCCTCGGGAACTACCAGGTCGACGTCGGCCGTCGCGCGGATCAGGACGCACCGGATACGCCCGAAGAGGAGGAAGAAGAAGCGGAAGTCGACGAAGCGACGGACGCGTAA
- a CDS encoding flippase, with protein sequence MSREDHIVRGFKATLLARAIYMISSALLMFVLARYLLDPDGYGTLYWVIGILAMIRLVADLGIGKSAARYLSEYREDDPGQIPHLLRSTITFKIVIMALVGYLLLVFHEQLAAALGRPDAAPFLAAGVLYIAVFSFSTFTEVAFQGFNHLPYSAAVRAISGLSRLVFAVGFVLMGLGALGAFFGYVVGYALSAAVGLAVLYYAFYAQYDAAETHEEGLTRRMIEYSVPLTATRSANVIDKQVDTVLVGVILTPTAVAFYTLGKQITDFVLAPAESLGFTISPNFGEQKASNQLEQARQIYETALTNTMMVYIPAAAGLVIVADPFIPMVIGAEYAGAVPVLQVLAAFIILQAITNLTSDSLDYLGRARHRAMAKGGTAVANFLLNLVLIPTIGVVGAAIATVATHSVYVAVNLYIVHLELELRLKRLARSICVICVITGIMAGAVLLVTPLVSSLAMLAGAIALGAITWAVLVVASGLVDPNEVRAAIT encoded by the coding sequence ATGAGTCGAGAGGACCACATCGTCCGCGGGTTCAAGGCAACGCTGCTCGCTCGAGCGATCTACATGATCTCGAGCGCGCTGTTGATGTTCGTACTGGCGCGCTATCTCCTCGATCCCGACGGCTACGGGACGTTGTACTGGGTGATCGGGATACTGGCGATGATCCGACTGGTCGCGGATCTCGGGATCGGCAAATCCGCGGCGCGATACCTCTCGGAGTACCGCGAGGACGATCCGGGCCAGATTCCGCACCTGCTCAGATCGACGATCACGTTCAAGATCGTCATCATGGCGCTGGTCGGCTACCTCCTCTTGGTGTTCCACGAGCAGCTTGCGGCCGCGCTGGGTCGGCCGGACGCCGCGCCGTTTCTCGCGGCCGGCGTGCTCTACATCGCCGTCTTCTCCTTTAGCACGTTCACGGAAGTCGCCTTCCAGGGGTTCAACCACCTCCCGTACAGCGCCGCCGTCAGGGCGATCAGCGGCCTCTCCAGACTGGTCTTCGCCGTCGGCTTCGTGCTCATGGGACTGGGGGCGCTGGGCGCATTCTTCGGCTACGTCGTCGGCTACGCGCTGTCGGCCGCGGTCGGGCTCGCGGTCCTTTACTACGCCTTCTACGCGCAGTACGACGCCGCGGAGACCCACGAAGAGGGGCTGACGCGACGGATGATCGAGTACAGCGTGCCGCTGACCGCGACGCGAAGCGCGAATGTCATCGACAAACAGGTCGACACCGTGCTCGTCGGCGTCATCCTGACTCCGACCGCGGTCGCGTTCTACACGCTCGGCAAGCAGATCACCGACTTCGTGCTCGCGCCCGCCGAATCGCTCGGCTTTACGATCTCGCCGAACTTCGGCGAACAGAAGGCCTCGAACCAACTCGAGCAGGCCAGGCAGATCTACGAGACGGCGCTGACGAACACGATGATGGTGTACATCCCCGCGGCCGCCGGGCTCGTGATCGTCGCCGATCCGTTCATTCCGATGGTCATCGGCGCCGAGTACGCGGGTGCGGTGCCGGTGTTGCAGGTCCTGGCCGCGTTCATCATCCTGCAGGCGATCACGAACCTGACCAGCGACAGCTTAGATTACCTCGGGCGTGCACGCCACCGGGCGATGGCGAAAGGAGGGACGGCCGTCGCCAACTTCCTGTTGAACCTCGTTCTCATCCCGACGATCGGCGTCGTCGGCGCGGCCATCGCGACTGTCGCGACGCACTCGGTGTACGTGGCGGTGAACCTCTACATCGTCCACTTGGAACTCGAACTCCGGCTCAAACGACTCGCCCGGTCGATCTGCGTCATCTGCGTGATCACCGGGATCATGGCCGGCGCCGTGTTGCTCGTGACGCCGCTGGTCTCGAGTCTCGCGATGTTGGCAGGCGCGATCGCGCTGGGCGCGATCACGTGGGCCGTCCTCGTCGTCGCGAGCGGACTGGTCGATCCCAACGAGGTCCGGGCGGCGATCACGTGA
- a CDS encoding GNAT family N-acetyltransferase, giving the protein MEIREATADDIDAIRSIAQRSLESTYTEFLDEDTVADAIDQWYGDSFDDVLEDDHSLILVVENDGDVVGFSQNDLIGQRYDTGRILWLHIDPDHRGGGTGVRLLVRTRERLLDEGADHVQGLVLEDNEGGNEFYADNGFERAGQREVEIGDETFTENVYAEDEIGEEGWGAVDELENDGETIYVSYGEAARGAKAPFYSAYKSEGRQDLYGWFCGNCDSLENTMDTMGRIECNNCGNRRKATRWDASYL; this is encoded by the coding sequence ATGGAGATTCGCGAAGCGACAGCCGACGATATCGACGCGATCCGATCGATCGCCCAGCGCTCACTCGAATCGACCTACACCGAGTTCCTCGACGAGGACACCGTCGCCGACGCGATCGATCAGTGGTACGGCGACTCCTTCGACGACGTGCTCGAGGACGATCACTCGCTGATCCTCGTCGTCGAGAACGACGGCGACGTCGTCGGCTTCTCGCAGAACGACCTGATCGGCCAGCGTTACGACACCGGCCGAATCCTGTGGCTCCACATCGATCCCGATCACCGCGGCGGCGGCACGGGCGTTCGGCTGCTCGTCCGCACCCGCGAGCGGTTGCTCGACGAGGGCGCCGACCACGTACAGGGGCTCGTCCTCGAGGACAACGAGGGCGGCAACGAGTTCTACGCAGACAACGGCTTCGAACGGGCCGGCCAGCGAGAGGTCGAGATCGGCGACGAGACGTTCACGGAGAACGTCTACGCCGAAGACGAGATCGGCGAGGAGGGGTGGGGCGCCGTCGACGAACTCGAGAACGACGGCGAGACGATCTACGTGAGCTACGGCGAGGCCGCTCGCGGCGCCAAGGCGCCGTTCTACAGCGCCTACAAGAGCGAGGGGCGTCAGGACCTGTACGGCTGGTTCTGCGGTAACTGCGACTCGCTGGAAAACACTATGGACACGATGGGCCGAATTGAGTGTAACAACTGCGGGAACCGCCGGAAGGCGACCCGCTGGGACGCGTCGTATCTTTGA
- a CDS encoding succinylglutamate desuccinylase/aspartoacylase family protein — translation MSDVTDEPPDDGPSDRTAEPFTYNGGRVDPGESANIRYGISETYLGDPVRIPVTVVNGERPGPTVFLSAAAHGDELNGIEVVREVAHDWDHSELHGTLICLPVMNVPGFLAQERYLPIYDRDLNRSFPGREGSTSARRMAYQIFTNFIEPCDLGIDFHTSTRGRTNMLHVRANMEESTVGRLAKAFSSNVIIAGEGPSGTLRREATLAGIPTITVEMGEAHRFQRRLIDRALTGVASVFAEFGCHPDSSVHWPGWRTIIDDDNEKTWIRADAGGIVDMKRGRGEFVREGETICTITNPFKEEDDIVTVEAPFTGLIVGVLENPVVYPGNPLCHLVGLSPDTRTALERERTTASSRSELRSAGPDDYGA, via the coding sequence ATGAGCGACGTTACGGACGAACCGCCCGACGACGGTCCGTCCGACCGCACGGCCGAGCCGTTCACATACAACGGCGGCCGGGTCGATCCCGGCGAGTCGGCTAACATCCGGTACGGAATCAGCGAGACGTATCTCGGCGATCCCGTCAGGATCCCGGTCACGGTCGTCAACGGCGAACGACCCGGGCCGACGGTGTTTCTCTCCGCGGCCGCTCACGGGGACGAACTCAACGGCATCGAGGTGGTCCGCGAGGTGGCCCACGACTGGGATCACTCGGAACTCCACGGGACGCTCATCTGTCTGCCCGTGATGAACGTCCCCGGCTTTCTCGCTCAGGAGCGGTACCTCCCGATCTACGACCGGGACCTGAACCGGTCGTTTCCCGGTCGCGAGGGCTCGACGAGCGCCCGGCGGATGGCCTACCAGATCTTTACGAACTTCATCGAACCCTGCGACCTCGGTATCGACTTTCACACGTCGACGCGGGGGCGGACGAACATGCTCCACGTGCGGGCCAACATGGAGGAGTCGACGGTCGGCCGACTCGCGAAGGCGTTCAGTTCGAACGTCATCATCGCCGGCGAGGGTCCCTCGGGGACGCTGCGCCGCGAGGCGACCCTGGCCGGCATCCCGACGATCACCGTCGAGATGGGCGAAGCCCACCGGTTCCAGCGCCGGCTGATCGACCGCGCGCTGACCGGCGTCGCCAGCGTCTTCGCCGAGTTCGGCTGTCATCCCGACTCGTCGGTCCACTGGCCCGGCTGGCGGACCATCATCGACGACGATAACGAGAAGACCTGGATTCGGGCCGACGCCGGCGGCATCGTCGACATGAAACGCGGCCGCGGCGAGTTCGTCCGCGAGGGCGAAACCATCTGTACGATCACCAACCCGTTCAAGGAGGAAGACGACATCGTCACCGTCGAGGCGCCGTTTACCGGCCTCATCGTCGGCGTCCTCGAGAACCCCGTAGTCTACCCCGGCAACCCGCTGTGTCACCTGGTCGGGCTGTCGCCGGACACGCGGACGGCCCTAGAGCGCGAGCGGACCACGGCGAGTTCGCGGTCGGAACTCCGCTCGGCCGGTCCGGACGACTACGGCGCGTAA
- the sdhC gene encoding succinate dehydrogenase, cytochrome b556 subunit, protein MSQSYNRGLIEDFGRWKEFSAGMWAWIFHKFTGWMLIGYLFTHIAVLSSSLTGPEAYTNTIGGLESLFIVRVLEVGLLAVAVFHILNGLRLLMVDLGVGLEAQDKSFYASLVLTAIITVASVPTFLDGVTL, encoded by the coding sequence ATGAGTCAGTCTTACAATCGCGGTCTCATCGAGGACTTCGGTCGCTGGAAGGAGTTCTCGGCGGGCATGTGGGCGTGGATCTTCCACAAGTTCACCGGGTGGATGTTGATCGGCTACCTGTTTACCCACATCGCCGTGTTGAGTAGTTCGCTAACCGGGCCGGAGGCGTACACGAACACGATCGGCGGACTCGAGTCGCTGTTTATCGTTCGAGTGCTCGAGGTCGGACTGCTCGCCGTCGCAGTCTTCCACATCCTGAACGGGCTTCGCCTGCTGATGGTCGACCTCGGCGTCGGCCTGGAGGCCCAGGACAAGAGTTTCTACGCCTCGCTGGTGTTGACGGCGATCATCACCGTCGCGAGCGTGCCGACTTTCCTCGACGGGGTGACCCTCTAA
- a CDS encoding succinate dehydrogenase, translated as MAERYSSFAPGGTAWLLQRITAAFLVVVLAFHFFLLHFVNHAAEIEFAGTQARMENVGYFLTMVSFLIAGTFHGVNGVYNALINQGLDGTQKKVVLAVLVIASLALIAQGIYVATTMAGWT; from the coding sequence ATGGCAGAACGATACTCCTCCTTCGCGCCGGGCGGCACCGCGTGGCTACTCCAGCGAATCACGGCGGCATTTCTCGTCGTGGTACTTGCTTTCCACTTCTTCCTCCTGCACTTTGTCAACCACGCCGCGGAGATCGAGTTCGCCGGCACCCAGGCCCGCATGGAGAACGTCGGCTACTTCCTGACGATGGTGTCGTTCCTGATCGCAGGTACCTTCCACGGCGTCAACGGCGTCTACAACGCCCTGATCAACCAGGGGCTGGACGGAACGCAGAAGAAAGTCGTCCTTGCAGTGCTTGTTATCGCGAGCCTTGCACTCATCGCGCAGGGAATCTACGTTGCGACTACCATGGCGGGGTGGACCTAA
- a CDS encoding succinate dehydrogenase/fumarate reductase iron-sulfur subunit — MSTQQQQPEEPQSQEAPEDPEMRGAESPVDEKEKQGGDIDQQTTPEDELEGETVHIKVFRYDPEVEGKQEPRFDDFHVPFEKGMTVLDAVMYARDTYDSSLTFRHSCRQAVCGSDAFFVNGKQRLGCKTQIADLEQPIRIEPLPHQEVVKDLVVDMDHFYDQMHTVEPYFQDEETPNPADLEEQRQSPENREKIKMSSRCIWCGACMSSCNIAAGDNDYLGPAAINKAYKFAMDDREGEEIKEHRLRILEQEHGVWRCQTQFSCTEVCPKDIPLTEHIQELKREAVKKNLKFW, encoded by the coding sequence ATGAGTACTCAACAACAACAACCAGAGGAACCGCAGAGTCAAGAGGCACCGGAAGACCCCGAAATGCGAGGGGCCGAGTCGCCGGTCGACGAGAAAGAGAAGCAGGGCGGCGATATCGACCAGCAGACGACCCCCGAGGACGAACTCGAGGGCGAGACGGTACACATCAAGGTGTTCCGCTACGACCCCGAGGTCGAGGGCAAACAGGAACCGCGGTTCGACGACTTCCACGTCCCCTTCGAGAAGGGGATGACCGTCCTCGACGCGGTCATGTACGCACGGGACACCTACGACTCCTCGCTGACCTTCCGACACTCCTGTCGGCAGGCCGTCTGCGGTTCGGACGCCTTCTTCGTCAACGGCAAGCAGCGACTGGGTTGTAAGACTCAGATCGCGGATCTGGAACAGCCGATCCGCATCGAGCCCCTGCCCCACCAGGAGGTCGTCAAGGACCTGGTCGTCGACATGGACCACTTCTACGACCAGATGCACACCGTCGAGCCGTACTTCCAGGACGAGGAGACGCCGAACCCGGCCGACTTAGAGGAGCAGCGCCAGAGCCCCGAGAACCGCGAGAAGATCAAGATGTCCTCGCGGTGTATCTGGTGTGGCGCCTGCATGTCCAGCTGTAACATTGCGGCCGGCGACAACGACTACCTCGGCCCGGCGGCGATCAACAAGGCCTACAAGTTCGCGATGGACGACCGCGAGGGCGAGGAGATCAAGGAGCACCGACTCCGCATTCTCGAGCAGGAACACGGCGTCTGGCGGTGCCAGACCCAGTTCTCCTGTACCGAGGTGTGTCCGAAGGATATTCCGCTCACCGAGCACATTCAGGAGCTCAAGCGGGAAGCAGTCAAGAAGAACCTGAAGTTCTGGTAA
- a CDS encoding FAD-binding protein — MYEHDVIVVGAGGAGLRAAIAAHEAGSDVAIVSKLHPVRSHTGAAEGGINAALQEGDDWELHAYDTMKGSDYLGDAPAVETLAQDAPEDTMRLEHWGMPFSREEDGRVSQRPFGGLSYPRTTYAGAETGHHLLHTMYEQVVKRGIQVYDEWYVMELATSGEDDPNDRSCHGIVAYDVQSGNVEGFKANDGVVLATGGPGQAFDHTTNAVSCTGDGHAMAYRAGAPLEDMEFIQFHPTSLPSTGVLISEGVRGEGGILYNSEGERFMFEHGYANNSGELASRDVVARAELTEVNEGRGVDDEYVHLDMRHLGEERIMDRLENILHLAEDFEGVDGLVEPMPVKPGQHYAMGGIEVDENGQTCVDGLYAAGESACVSVHGGNRLGGNALPELIVFGKRAGRHAAGEDLGEPQIRTGYGDDVEDETETELPVQPGDAGLDTSSGVAADGGVTADAEGLVERKVEQARTRVDTLMDRDDGVQHAEIRQKLQNAMTDYVNVFRTEEGVKKALRIIRECREEYQNVYVDDPSRTFNTDLQQTIETRNLIDVAETIALGALVRDEFRGAHWRKEHQERKDDEWLKHTLISWNDGQPDIFYRPVILEGQDKTYEPKERSY; from the coding sequence ATGTACGAACACGACGTAATCGTGGTCGGCGCCGGCGGCGCCGGCCTCCGGGCAGCGATCGCAGCGCACGAGGCGGGATCGGACGTGGCGATCGTCTCGAAACTCCACCCGGTCCGCAGCCACACCGGCGCGGCCGAGGGAGGCATCAACGCCGCGCTCCAGGAGGGCGACGACTGGGAACTCCACGCCTACGACACGATGAAGGGGTCTGACTACCTCGGGGACGCCCCCGCGGTCGAGACCCTCGCCCAGGACGCCCCTGAAGACACCATGCGCCTCGAACACTGGGGAATGCCGTTCTCCCGCGAGGAGGACGGACGCGTCTCCCAGCGACCGTTTGGCGGCCTCTCCTACCCGCGAACCACCTACGCCGGCGCGGAGACGGGCCACCACCTGCTGCACACGATGTACGAGCAGGTCGTCAAGCGCGGGATTCAGGTCTACGACGAGTGGTACGTCATGGAGCTGGCCACCTCCGGCGAGGACGACCCCAACGACCGAAGCTGTCACGGCATCGTCGCCTACGACGTCCAGTCCGGCAACGTCGAGGGCTTCAAGGCCAACGACGGCGTCGTCCTCGCGACCGGCGGCCCCGGGCAGGCCTTCGATCACACCACCAACGCCGTCTCCTGTACCGGCGACGGCCACGCGATGGCCTACCGTGCCGGCGCGCCGCTCGAGGACATGGAGTTCATCCAGTTCCACCCGACCTCGCTGCCCTCGACGGGCGTCCTCATCAGTGAGGGTGTCCGCGGCGAAGGCGGTATCCTCTACAACAGCGAGGGCGAGCGGTTCATGTTCGAGCACGGCTACGCGAACAACTCCGGCGAGCTCGCCTCCCGGGACGTCGTCGCCCGCGCCGAACTGACCGAGGTCAACGAGGGCCGGGGCGTCGACGACGAATACGTCCACCTCGACATGCGCCACCTTGGCGAAGAGCGCATCATGGACCGCCTCGAGAACATCCTCCACCTCGCGGAGGACTTCGAGGGCGTCGACGGCCTCGTCGAGCCGATGCCGGTCAAGCCCGGCCAGCACTACGCGATGGGCGGCATCGAGGTCGACGAGAACGGCCAGACCTGCGTTGACGGCCTCTACGCGGCCGGCGAGAGCGCCTGTGTCTCCGTCCACGGTGGCAACCGACTCGGCGGCAACGCCCTGCCGGAACTGATCGTCTTCGGCAAGCGCGCCGGCCGCCACGCCGCCGGCGAGGACCTTGGCGAGCCCCAGATTCGCACCGGCTACGGCGACGACGTCGAGGACGAGACCGAGACCGAACTGCCCGTCCAGCCCGGCGACGCCGGTCTCGATACCTCGAGCGGCGTCGCGGCCGACGGCGGCGTCACGGCCGACGCCGAAGGGCTCGTCGAGCGCAAGGTCGAGCAGGCCCGCACGCGCGTAGACACTCTTATGGACCGCGACGACGGCGTCCAGCACGCTGAGATCCGTCAGAAGCTCCAGAACGCGATGACGGATTACGTGAACGTCTTCCGAACCGAAGAGGGCGTCAAGAAGGCGCTGCGGATCATCCGCGAGTGCCGCGAAGAGTACCAGAACGTCTACGTCGACGACCCCTCGCGGACGTTCAACACCGACCTCCAGCAGACTATCGAGACGCGCAACCTGATCGACGTCGCCGAGACCATCGCGCTCGGCGCGCTCGTCCGCGACGAGTTCCGCGGCGCCCACTGGCGTAAGGAACACCAGGAGCGCAAGGACGACGAGTGGCTCAAGCACACGCTGATCTCCTGGAACGACGGCCAGCCGGACATCTTCTACCGGCCGGTCATCCTCGAGGGCCAGGACAAGACCTACGAGCCGAAAGAGCGCAGCTACTAA
- a CDS encoding XapX domain-containing protein, with protein MSTQLAVLALLTGAVTGALFRLLNVPIPAPPELPGIMGIIGIYVGYRVIDHFGVGIDLLETLRL; from the coding sequence ATGTCGACCCAGCTCGCCGTTCTCGCCCTGCTAACCGGAGCGGTCACCGGTGCGCTCTTTCGCCTCCTCAACGTTCCGATCCCCGCGCCGCCGGAACTCCCCGGGATCATGGGGATCATCGGAATCTACGTCGGCTACAGGGTAATCGACCACTTCGGCGTCGGCATCGATCTCCTCGAGACGCTGAGGCTGTGA
- a CDS encoding MarR family transcriptional regulator yields MASQSPQGIDVSIPTSLDSAQAKLVYLYVAASGTATAERLCDDLCVKKGTVLSITSTLRDRGHLERTDSGFKLA; encoded by the coding sequence ATGGCGTCACAGTCACCACAGGGGATCGACGTTTCGATACCGACGAGTCTGGATTCTGCACAGGCGAAACTGGTCTACCTCTACGTCGCCGCGAGCGGCACTGCGACGGCCGAACGCCTCTGCGACGATCTCTGCGTCAAGAAGGGAACGGTCCTCTCGATCACCAGCACCCTTCGGGACCGCGGCCACCTCGAGCGGACCGACTCCGGCTTCAAACTGGCCTAA
- a CDS encoding HD domain-containing protein — protein sequence MSDSTGDDTARRVYSPDANHNFPDAKLNRVLEFITSDEEIQTYLEAQNVNAVDRMRYNDHGAKHIEIVRNRALCLYDLLKAGGVDFNGARQQDLEEADEAVIIALAAMLHDVGHVVHRDQHAYYSIPLAADILDRILPEFYDVAETVRMRGEVLHAILCHHRSETPLTTEAGVIRVADALDMERGRSRIPYEHGGRGINTLSSQAISRVSLQEGEDSPVMVEIAMTNAAGVYQVDNLLKAKLEGSGLEEEIRIVAVNTNENRDQLVERIEL from the coding sequence ATGAGCGATTCTACCGGCGACGACACCGCTCGCCGCGTCTACTCCCCCGATGCTAATCACAACTTTCCGGACGCGAAACTGAACCGAGTTCTCGAATTCATCACTAGCGACGAGGAGATCCAGACCTACCTCGAGGCCCAGAACGTCAACGCCGTCGACCGAATGCGGTACAACGACCACGGCGCGAAACACATCGAGATCGTCCGCAACCGCGCGCTGTGTCTCTACGACCTGCTCAAGGCCGGCGGGGTCGACTTCAACGGCGCTCGCCAGCAGGATCTCGAGGAGGCCGACGAGGCGGTCATCATCGCGCTCGCGGCGATGCTCCACGACGTCGGCCACGTCGTTCACCGCGACCAGCACGCCTACTACTCGATCCCGCTGGCCGCTGACATCCTCGATCGAATCCTCCCCGAGTTCTACGACGTCGCCGAAACCGTCCGCATGAGGGGCGAAGTCCTCCACGCGATCCTCTGTCACCACCGCTCGGAGACGCCGCTGACGACCGAAGCCGGCGTCATCCGCGTCGCCGACGCCTTGGACATGGAACGGGGCCGCTCCCGGATCCCCTACGAACACGGCGGTCGCGGCATCAACACCCTCTCGAGCCAGGCGATCAGCCGCGTCTCCCTCCAGGAAGGGGAGGACAGCCCCGTCATGGTCGAGATCGCCATGACCAACGCCGCCGGCGTCTACCAGGTCGACAACCTGCTCAAGGCGAAACTCGAGGGCTCGGGTCTCGAGGAGGAGATTCGCATCGTCGCCGTCAACACGAACGAGAACCGCGACCAGTTAGTCGAGCGGATCGAACTCTAA
- a CDS encoding redoxin domain-containing protein, whose amino-acid sequence MPETGDAAPDFTAPLANGDIEEFTLSDHLEDEAPIVLAFFPGAFTGVCTTEMCTFQDRLAAFNDLDASVYGVSRDSPFTLNEFREQNDLEFGLISDYNKEIIDDYGIEMDFADLGVYGVAKRSVFVVDADGEIAYSWVSDDPGVEPDYDEVEAAVEELA is encoded by the coding sequence ATGCCAGAAACTGGAGACGCCGCACCCGACTTCACGGCACCGCTCGCAAACGGCGACATCGAGGAGTTCACGCTTTCCGACCACCTCGAGGACGAGGCGCCGATCGTGCTCGCCTTCTTCCCGGGGGCATTCACCGGCGTCTGTACCACCGAGATGTGTACGTTCCAGGATCGGCTCGCCGCGTTCAACGACCTCGACGCCAGCGTCTACGGCGTCAGCCGCGACTCGCCGTTCACCCTGAACGAGTTCCGCGAGCAGAACGACCTCGAGTTCGGACTCATCAGCGACTACAACAAAGAGATCATCGACGACTACGGCATTGAGATGGACTTCGCCGACCTGGGCGTCTACGGCGTCGCCAAGCGCTCAGTGTTCGTCGTCGACGCCGACGGCGAAATCGCCTACTCGTGGGTCAGCGACGATCCGGGTGTCGAACCCGACTATGACGAGGTCGAGGCCGCCGTCGAGGAGCTGGCCTGA
- a CDS encoding twin-arginine translocase TatA/TatE family subunit yields the protein MAIETAPLFVPTPGAPELLIILFVAILLFGANKIPQLARSTGEAMGEFQKGREKVETELEEMRESGFEEEIENEDDDFVDTEPVTEEGETETETETKTETETETN from the coding sequence ATGGCAATCGAAACCGCACCGTTGTTCGTCCCTACCCCGGGGGCACCAGAACTCCTGATCATCCTCTTCGTCGCGATCTTGTTATTCGGGGCCAACAAGATCCCGCAACTGGCTCGGTCCACCGGCGAGGCCATGGGCGAGTTCCAGAAGGGGCGTGAGAAGGTCGAGACCGAACTCGAGGAGATGCGCGAATCCGGCTTCGAAGAGGAGATCGAAAACGAGGACGACGACTTCGTCGACACCGAGCCCGTCACCGAGGAGGGCGAGACGGAGACGGAAACCGAGACGAAGACGGAGACGGAAACCGAGACCAACTGA